CGCAGCAGGTCGGTCGGGGTTTCGAGGTGCTGCTGAGACATGTGATGCTCCTTCGAAGGTCGGTGGCGGCCCGTCACGGCGTCGGGCTGCCTCTCGGCGATTGTAGGAACGCCCGCAGGAGCCACCACAGGGGCTTGCGCCGCCGCGGTCGGCGCGGTATCGCGCTCGCGATCCGTCCGGCGGACGATTCGCCCGCGGCTGCGCGACTCCCGCCACGCGGCTCCGGCGCCGTGTCAACCCCTCCCGCGAGCGACGCGCATGAGCTTGCATGGGGACATGTCCACGAAGTTCCTCTCCATCGGCACCGCCGTGCCCGCAGCACGGCTCGACCAGCCCCGCGCGCGCGACTTCTTCGCGGCGCAGCCTGGCGTCAGCCGCCTCACCGCGCGGCTCATCGGGGCCGCGTTCGACCAGTCGGCCATCGACCACCGGTACTCCGTGATCGGCCAGATCGGCTCGGGCGGCACGCTCTTCTCCGAGGACGGCGAACTGCTGCGCGCCCCGAGCACGGGCGAGCGCAACGCCGTGTACCGTCGGGCGGCGCCGCCTCTCTCGGAAGCGGCCGCGCGCGACGCGCTCGAGCGCTCCGGCTTCGACGCCGCCGAGATCACGCACGTCGTCACCGCGTCGTGCACGGGCTTCTTCGCTCCGGGGCCCGACTACCTGCTGGTGAAACAACTCGGCATCCCGCGCACGGCGGAACGCACGCACATCGGCTTCATGGGGTGCGCCGCCGCCTTCCCGGCACTGCGCACGGCGCAGGCGATCGCCGACGCGCGACCGGGCGCCGTGGTGCTCGTGGTCTGCACCGAGCTGTGCTCGCTGCACATCAGGTCGTCGAGCGACCCCGAGCAGATCGTCGCATCAGCCGTGTTCGGAGACGGCGCCGGGGCGGCCATCGTGTCGTCGGCCGTGAATTGGCCTGGTTTGAGTTCCGACCGGTTTTCCTGTCAACCTGTCGGTGACAGAAGTTCCTCGGCCTCAGTATAGTAGGCCTGCTCGACCTCGATCGGGGTACGCATATCGAGCTCCCCGTGAAGGCGCTCATGGTTCCACCACCACACGTATTCGAGGGTCGCGAGTTCGACCTGCTCAACCGTCCGCCAGGGGCCCTGCTGTCGGATCAGTTCGGTCTTGTAGAGGTTGTTGACCGCCTCAGCCATGGCATTGTCAAAACTGTCGCCGACCGTCCCGGTCGAGGGCACTGCTCCGAGTTCCGCAATGCGATCCGTATAGACCATGGCGGTGTAATTCGACCCGTGATCGGCGTGATGGATCAGGCCATCGAGCCTGCCGCCCGATTGCCACGCAGCCATATCGAGTGCCTGCATCGGCAGAACCTCAGATTTCAGCGTCGCAGCGACATTCCAGCCCACGATTCTGCGCGAGTACACGTCAGTGACGAA
The genomic region above belongs to Leucobacter muris and contains:
- a CDS encoding beta-ketoacyl-[acyl-carrier-protein] synthase family protein, with the translated sequence MSTKFLSIGTAVPAARLDQPRARDFFAAQPGVSRLTARLIGAAFDQSAIDHRYSVIGQIGSGGTLFSEDGELLRAPSTGERNAVYRRAAPPLSEAAARDALERSGFDAAEITHVVTASCTGFFAPGPDYLLVKQLGIPRTAERTHIGFMGCAAAFPALRTAQAIADARPGAVVLVVCTELCSLHIRSSSDPEQIVASAVFGDGAGAAIVSSAVNWPGLSSDRFSCQPVGDRSSSASV